The genomic stretch CCAGAACCGCTGGTTGAAGGCCGGCTTATCCGCCGCTACAAACGCTTTCTGGCAGACGTGCGTCTGCCGGATGGTTCAGAAATTACGGCCCATTGTCCGAACACCGGCTCCATGCTTGGCTGTCAGCCGGAGGATGCCCGAGTCTGGCTTAGCCATAGCGATAATCCCAAGCGCAAACTCCAGTACACCTGGGAGTTGGTGGAAACCTCGCCCGGGCAACTGGCCTGCGTGAACACCGCCCGGCCGAACAGCCAGGCCCGGGCGGCCGTGCAGGCCGGCACCGTGGTGGAGCTGGCCGGCTATTCCGAGTGCCGCGCCGAGGTTAAGTATGGTTCGGAGAAGAGCCGGATCGACCTGCTGCTTTCCGGCCATGACACCGCGGCCGATGCCTGGGTGGAGGTCAAGAATGTCACGCTGGCGGAAGATGCTCAGGGTTTTTTCCCCGATGCGGTGACCGAGCGCGGCCAGAAGCATCTGCGGGAGCTGATTGCCCAGGTTGAGCAGGGCGATCGCGCGGTGCTGTTTTTCGTGGTGAATCACACCGGCATTCAAACCGTTCGCCCGGCGGACCATATTGATCGAAAATACGGTGAATTACTGCGGGAGGCCTGCGATGCTGGCGTGGAAGTGATCGCCTATCGTGCCGATCTGAGCGAGAGCGACGGCACGCCAACAGGTGTGTTGACCCTGACCGAATCGGTGCCCGTTATTCTGGAAGTCTGACCTCAATCTGGCCGTCCCGCTCCCGCAGGTCCAGCTGGGTGAGCGCATCGCCCTGGCAGGGCCCGGCAATGCATTCGCCGTCTGAGGGCTTGAACAGGGCGCCGTGGGTGGAACACTGGATAAACAGGTTGTCGGAATCCATGAACCGGCCGGGCATCCAGTTCAGTTCAACGCCCAGATGCGGGCAGATGTTCAGGTAGGCGCGGGGCGTGCCACCGTCCAGAAACAGGAACCCGGTCAGCGGCATGCCTGCCGGCTCCCGGGCCTTCTCCCGGAGCCGGAATTCCACGAATTGGCCCGGTGTCAGCTTGGAGGCCGGACAGACGGGCTGCCAGGTATGCGGGACGCTGCTCATTTCGGCAAGATCGTGTATCGCATGCGGGTCCCGTGATTCAGGGACATGACGATCTCATCGGCGTCCAGGCGATGCGGAAAATAGCAGCCGGAAATCTTGGCGCTGGCAATACTGGAGCCTTCCATTCTGGATTTCGAGAAGTCGACACCTCGCAGGTCGGCGCCCCGGAAGTAGGCGTGGCGGAAATCCAGCCCCTTGGCATCCATTCCCCTGAGATCCAGACCCCGGAAATCGCCATGGGCGAAACTGGGTAACTCTGCAAGCTTTGCCTTTTCAGCATTGAACGCCTGCATGTCTTCGCTACGAAGAATATCGTAGAGCGGGTGACTGATCTGATGTACTTCGTGTTCGCTTTTATCGTCCATATCGAACCTCGCGCTCGCCAGTGGGAGCCAGTTGTTGTTCTTAGTCGGCCTTGCCGCCGGGGATACCCAGATGTTGGCGGATCCGGTCGGCCACCGCCTCTGCCACATGCTCCTGGTCAGTGTGCAGGTGGATGGTGTGGCTCTTCTCCTCCGCGGTTAACGGTTCAAACCAGGTTTGCTGGGCGTCCAGCAATTCCTCGGTTGCCTCGGAGGCATCGCCCTTGCGATTGCGGATCCACTCCCGGCGCAGATCTTCCGGCGCCTCGCAATGGATCAGGGCAAAGGGCACACCCTGATCTTCGGCTATCGATGCCAGCAGGGCCCGCTCTTTCTGTTTCAGGCTGGCGGCGTCCACAATCACCGGGAAACCGGCTGCCAGAACGTGACTGGCAAGCTCCGCCAGCCGCTGATAGGTTTTCTCTGTCGCTTCCTCGGTGTACAGATTGCCACCGGTCGGTGAGCGGGAGCTGTCGAGTGGGGCCAGTCCGTGCAGGCGCTTGCGCTCGACATCGGAGCGCAGGCGTATCAGCCCCAGTTCATTGGCCATGGCGGCGCTGACGCAGGTCTTGCCGCTGGCGGACAGCCCGGTGGTTGCCAGCAGATAGTGATTCGGAATAGTGCCGTAATCCTCGGCCAGCTGGGCGTAGGCTCGATAGCGCTGCATCAAGTCGGCTTTTTCAGCATCGGTGAGCCCCGGGTTCCCCATGGTAAACAGGGCGATCTTGGCGCGCACCATAGCCCGGTATGCCTTATAAAGCGGCAACAAGGGCAGGGCTTCGAAGTCGTCGCGGTATTCCAGATACGTATTGAGCACCTGGTTGGCAAGGGCGCTTTCCCCACGGGACTCCAGATCCATCAACAGGAACGCGAGATCGTTGATCACGTCGATCCAGCGGAACGGTTCGTTGAACTCAATGCAGTCGAAAACCGTTACCGCGTCCTTGAAGCGGGTGATATTGGCGAGATGGAGGTCGCCATGGCATTCCCGCACCATGCCGCTGTCGCGACGACGGGCAATCAGCTCCCGGTGGCGCTCGAAGGTGGATTCGGTCCAGGCCTGGAGGTTGTCCAGCTGCATGAGCAGATCCGAATCGTCAATCATCGGCCGGATCTGGTCGAAATTTTCCTGCATGGCGGCGAACACGGCTTCCGGAGTGCCAAGCGGCTTGTCGTCCGGCACAGGCGGTAGCTGCTCATGGAAGGCCGCGACCTGACGGGCCAGGTCCGTGAGTGGTTCTGGCGTCAGCTTTCCCTGTTCCTGCAGGCGATCGAAGAGATGCTCCTGGCCGAACTGACGCATCTTGATGGCGTATTCGAAGGCTTCTCCCTCCCCACCGAGGATGGGGTTGTCGGGCGTGCCGGTGATGGGTACCACCTCCAGATACAGTTTGTCGGCCAGTCGCCGATTGAGCCTGAGCTCCTCCTCGCAGAAATGCTTTCGGCGATCGAGGGTGGAGAAGTTCAGGAAGCCGAAATCCATGGGCTTCTTGATCTTGTAGGCGTAGTCACCGGTCAGGATCACCTGTGAGATGTGAGTTTCGATAACCTGGAAACCATCGACAGGATGGTCGTACAGGTCTGGATTCTGCATGGCCAGAATCAGATTGCCTGGGGATGTCTCACTCACCGTGCTCTCCTCGCGTTCCCTGAACCCATTGATTTTTCTTGCTCTATCATAACGGGCAGATTACAGAAATAACACACGGATGGCCTGCCTTCCTCACCGCTCCCTTCGTTATAATCGCGGCATGAAAAAATCCAAAGCATCTTCCAGCCCCAGGCGAAAGCCCTCCAGACGTTCCTCCAACAATGGTCGCCGGCCGTGGTTCTGGCGTTTTATGTTCCGGTTATGTGCCATCGGTCTCGTTTTGCTGGCTGGCTGGATGGTTTACCTCGATGCCGTGGTGACCTCCCGTTTCGAGGGCCGGCGTTTCGAGGTTCCGTCCCGGGTTTACGCGCGCCCTCTGGAGCTTTTCGATGGCGCCAGCGTCAGTGCCGGTGCCCTGGAGAGGGAACTGAGCCTCTCCGGTTTCCGTAAGGGTGACGGCAGGAAATCCGGCAGTTACCAGCGCACGGGCAATCGCTTTGTGATCAGTACCCGGGGCTTTTCCTTCCCGGACGGCGATGAACCCAGGCGCAGGATCTCACTGATCATATCTGGCGATCGGGTTCAGGGCTTTTCGGTGATTGAAGGCGATAATGCCCCGATTGTGCGGCTTGAGCCGGCGCAGATTGGCGGCATCTACCCGGCGCACAAGGAGGACCGGGTGCTGGTTCAGCTGGATGAAGTGCCGGCCCTGTTGCCCACCACTCTGATGGCGGTGGAGGATCGTAATTTCTACGACCATTTCGGCATCGCGCCACTTTCTATTGGCCGGGCCATGCTTGCCAACATCCAGGCCGGGCGCATCGTTCAGGGTGGCAGCACGCTGACCCAACAATTGGTGAAAAACTTCTTCCTGACTCGAGAGCAGACGCTGGTGAGAAAGGCCAACGAAGCCCTGATGTCGGTGCTCCTGGAGTTGCACTATGAAAAAGACGATATCCTCGAAACCTATCTGAACGAGGTCTACCTCGGACAAGCCGGTACGCGCAGCATTCATGGTTTCGGTCTTGCCAGCCAGTTCTATTTTGGCGAATCCCTCAAGGATCTGGATGTGCACCAGATCGCGTTGCTGGTGGGCATGGTCAAAGGCCCCAGTTACTACAATCCGCGCCGCCACCCGGAGCGCGCAACCGAGCGGCGGAATCTGGTGATTTCTGAAATGGAACAGGCCGGCCTCATTGAGCCGGGGCGCGCGTCCAGGGCGCGTGGATTGCCGCTGGGCGTCAGTGAGCGCCCGTCGTATTCGGAAAATCGGTACCCGGCCTATATCGATCTGGTCCGGCGACACCTTGCCCGCGATTACAAGGAGGAGGATCTGCGCAGTGAAGGTTTGCGGATTTTCACGACCCTGAACCCGGCGATCCAGTACGCGGCAGAGTATGCGGTAACCGATACCCTTCCGAGGCTGGGCGGTGGGCAGAATGCCGAGGCGCTGGAAGCCACCCTGGTAGTCACTGCGAAGGATTCCGGGGAAGTGCTGGCACTTGTGGGTGGCCGGGACCCGCAATTTGCTGGATTCAACCGGGCACTGGATGCCAACCGTC from Marinobacter adhaerens HP15 encodes the following:
- the sfsA gene encoding DNA/RNA nuclease SfsA — translated: MKFPEPLVEGRLIRRYKRFLADVRLPDGSEITAHCPNTGSMLGCQPEDARVWLSHSDNPKRKLQYTWELVETSPGQLACVNTARPNSQARAAVQAGTVVELAGYSECRAEVKYGSEKSRIDLLLSGHDTAADAWVEVKNVTLAEDAQGFFPDAVTERGQKHLRELIAQVEQGDRAVLFFVVNHTGIQTVRPADHIDRKYGELLREACDAGVEVIAYRADLSESDGTPTGVLTLTESVPVILEV
- a CDS encoding Rieske (2Fe-2S) protein; its protein translation is MSSVPHTWQPVCPASKLTPGQFVEFRLREKAREPAGMPLTGFLFLDGGTPRAYLNICPHLGVELNWMPGRFMDSDNLFIQCSTHGALFKPSDGECIAGPCQGDALTQLDLRERDGQIEVRLPE
- a CDS encoding pentapeptide repeat-containing protein, with translation MDDKSEHEVHQISHPLYDILRSEDMQAFNAEKAKLAELPSFAHGDFRGLDLRGMDAKGLDFRHAYFRGADLRGVDFSKSRMEGSSIASAKISGCYFPHRLDADEIVMSLNHGTRMRYTILPK
- a CDS encoding bifunctional aminoglycoside phosphotransferase/ATP-binding protein, with amino-acid sequence MQNPDLYDHPVDGFQVIETHISQVILTGDYAYKIKKPMDFGFLNFSTLDRRKHFCEEELRLNRRLADKLYLEVVPITGTPDNPILGGEGEAFEYAIKMRQFGQEHLFDRLQEQGKLTPEPLTDLARQVAAFHEQLPPVPDDKPLGTPEAVFAAMQENFDQIRPMIDDSDLLMQLDNLQAWTESTFERHRELIARRRDSGMVRECHGDLHLANITRFKDAVTVFDCIEFNEPFRWIDVINDLAFLLMDLESRGESALANQVLNTYLEYRDDFEALPLLPLYKAYRAMVRAKIALFTMGNPGLTDAEKADLMQRYRAYAQLAEDYGTIPNHYLLATTGLSASGKTCVSAAMANELGLIRLRSDVERKRLHGLAPLDSSRSPTGGNLYTEEATEKTYQRLAELASHVLAAGFPVIVDAASLKQKERALLASIAEDQGVPFALIHCEAPEDLRREWIRNRKGDASEATEELLDAQQTWFEPLTAEEKSHTIHLHTDQEHVAEAVADRIRQHLGIPGGKAD
- the mrcB gene encoding penicillin-binding protein 1B — protein: MKKSKASSSPRRKPSRRSSNNGRRPWFWRFMFRLCAIGLVLLAGWMVYLDAVVTSRFEGRRFEVPSRVYARPLELFDGASVSAGALERELSLSGFRKGDGRKSGSYQRTGNRFVISTRGFSFPDGDEPRRRISLIISGDRVQGFSVIEGDNAPIVRLEPAQIGGIYPAHKEDRVLVQLDEVPALLPTTLMAVEDRNFYDHFGIAPLSIGRAMLANIQAGRIVQGGSTLTQQLVKNFFLTREQTLVRKANEALMSVLLELHYEKDDILETYLNEVYLGQAGTRSIHGFGLASQFYFGESLKDLDVHQIALLVGMVKGPSYYNPRRHPERATERRNLVISEMEQAGLIEPGRASRARGLPLGVSERPSYSENRYPAYIDLVRRHLARDYKEEDLRSEGLRIFTTLNPAIQYAAEYAVTDTLPRLGGGQNAEALEATLVVTAKDSGEVLALVGGRDPQFAGFNRALDANRPIGSLIKPFIYLSALQEPERYTLTTPVLDKSFTLEFDDGKRWQPKNYDGEERGEVPLHKALSHSYNLPAVRVGLDIGVDRVQETLTAFGVDTPISRYPSMLLGSVSMSPVTVAQIYQGLATSGFNTPLRTIREVTDAGGEALSRYSLEVEQVADPAAVHLVQYAMQETMQEGTGRSAYYTVPEELSLAGKTGTTDDGRDSWFAGFSGDLLAVAWVGRDDNGPTSLTGASGALPVWSRFMAQVPQHGFSPVVPDGVSYHWVNSERQALTDEYCDNARLLPYIAGSEPTQTISCSGTLERRIRGWFEGLFQ